In the genome of Gloeotrichia echinulata CP02, one region contains:
- the rplK gene encoding 50S ribosomal protein L11 has product MAKKVVAVIKLALNAGKANPAPPVGPALGQHGVNIMMFCKEYNAKTADQAGMVIPVEISVYEDRSFTFVLKTPPASVLIRKAAKIERGSNEPNKKKVGKITTAQLREIAQTKLPDLNANDIDAAMKIVAGTAKNMGVTVAD; this is encoded by the coding sequence ATGGCGAAAAAAGTCGTAGCGGTCATTAAACTGGCCCTGAATGCTGGTAAAGCCAACCCAGCACCGCCAGTTGGTCCTGCTTTGGGTCAACATGGCGTCAACATCATGATGTTCTGCAAAGAGTACAACGCCAAAACAGCAGATCAAGCTGGGATGGTAATACCAGTAGAAATTTCGGTTTATGAAGACCGGAGTTTTACATTTGTACTCAAAACCCCACCAGCATCAGTATTGATTCGCAAGGCGGCGAAAATTGAACGCGGCTCGAATGAACCCAACAAAAAGAAAGTTGGGAAGATTACGACAGCGCAATTGCGAGAAATAGCCCAAACTAAACTTCCTGACCTCAATGCCAATGATATCGATGCGGCAATGAAGATTGTGGCAGGTACTGCTAAAAATATGGGTGTAACAGTAGCTGATTAG
- a CDS encoding type II toxin-antitoxin system RelE/ParE family toxin: protein MGRSYAEIRPNLRGLFLDGYIIFYRVLDDGIEILRVVNGRRDLPSIFED from the coding sequence ATGGGTAGGAGCTATGCAGAAATCCGCCCTAATTTGCGCGGTCTGTTTTTGGATGGGTATATTATCTTTTACAGAGTTTTGGATGATGGTATTGAAATTCTTCGTGTAGTCAATGGTCGCCGAGATTTACCATCTATATTTGAAGACTAA
- the rplL gene encoding 50S ribosomal protein L7/L12 has product MSTATDQILEQLKSLTLLEASELVKQIEEAFGVSAAAPVGGMMMMAGPGAAAPAEEVVEQTEFDVILESVPADKKIAVLKIVREITGLGLKEAKDLVEAAPKAVKEAIAKDAAEDAKKRIEEAGGKVTIK; this is encoded by the coding sequence ATGTCTACTGCAACCGATCAAATTCTCGAACAACTGAAATCTCTAACTTTGCTCGAAGCTTCTGAATTAGTTAAGCAAATCGAAGAAGCTTTTGGCGTTAGTGCTGCTGCACCCGTTGGTGGCATGATGATGATGGCAGGTCCTGGTGCTGCTGCACCGGCTGAAGAAGTTGTTGAACAAACCGAGTTCGACGTAATTCTCGAATCAGTACCAGCCGATAAGAAGATTGCTGTGCTGAAGATTGTACGGGAAATCACAGGTTTAGGTCTCAAAGAAGCAAAAGACTTGGTAGAAGCTGCGCCTAAAGCAGTTAAGGAAGCGATCGCTAAAGATGCTGCTGAAGACGCTAAGAAGCGGATCGAAGAAGCTGGCGGTAAGGTAACTATCAAGTAG
- the rplJ gene encoding 50S ribosomal protein L10, with translation MGRTLENKKEIVADLKETLSESTLALVIDYQGLTVAEITDLRRRLRPSGTVCKVTKNTFMGIAIQDDEKWQPLSELLKGSSAFLLVKDDFSSAIKAYQDFQKASKKTELRGGVMEGRLLKEPDVKALGDLPSKEQLIAQIAGAINALATKIAVGINEVPGSLARSLQAVADKDKGDSAESADSADSAS, from the coding sequence ATGGGTAGAACGCTAGAAAACAAAAAAGAGATTGTAGCTGACCTAAAAGAAACCTTAAGTGAGTCAACTTTGGCACTGGTAATTGATTACCAAGGTCTAACAGTTGCCGAAATCACTGACTTAAGGCGGCGGCTACGTCCGAGTGGCACTGTGTGCAAAGTGACTAAAAACACTTTCATGGGGATTGCTATTCAAGATGACGAAAAATGGCAGCCACTGTCAGAATTACTCAAAGGTTCTTCTGCCTTTTTGTTAGTCAAAGATGATTTCTCATCTGCTATTAAGGCTTATCAAGATTTCCAGAAAGCGTCCAAGAAGACAGAACTTCGTGGCGGCGTTATGGAAGGTCGCCTGCTCAAAGAGCCAGATGTTAAGGCATTAGGAGACTTACCATCTAAGGAACAACTCATCGCGCAAATTGCTGGAGCGATCAACGCCTTGGCTACCAAGATTGCTGTGGGTATCAACGAAGTTCCTGGTTCTCTGGCTCGGTCTTTGCAAGCTGTGGCGGATAAAGACAAGGGCGATAGTGCTGAAAGTGCTGACAGCGCTGATAGCGCTTCCTAG
- a CDS encoding GIY-YIG nuclease family protein yields MTTETNIPALINLEYISYIDDSGQIPEHFQGKIGAYAIFDSEKVLQFVGYSRDVYLSLKQHLVRQPQECYWVKVKTIERPSRAVLEDIEKAWIAENGSLPLGNGENKIKWTNPIDIKTLMTPEEQANYQSPVNDELAQMKILKNVARRVEAEILAVLETRGLQMQVRFNPKLKEEGLLDLK; encoded by the coding sequence ATGACTACTGAAACCAATATTCCGGCTTTGATAAATTTAGAATACATTTCTTACATTGATGATAGCGGTCAAATACCCGAACATTTTCAAGGTAAAATTGGTGCTTATGCAATTTTTGATTCCGAAAAAGTGCTGCAATTTGTCGGTTATTCCCGCGATGTCTATCTCAGCCTCAAGCAGCATTTAGTTCGACAGCCACAGGAATGTTATTGGGTGAAAGTTAAAACCATTGAACGTCCTAGTCGCGCAGTTTTAGAAGATATTGAAAAAGCTTGGATTGCTGAAAATGGTAGTTTACCTTTGGGAAATGGCGAAAACAAGATAAAATGGACAAATCCTATCGATATTAAAACATTAATGACGCCTGAAGAACAGGCTAATTATCAAAGTCCAGTTAATGATGAATTGGCGCAAATGAAAATATTGAAAAATGTAGCCCGGCGAGTTGAAGCTGAAATTTTAGCCGTGTTAGAAACGCGGGGTTTGCAAATGCAGGTGCGCTTTAATCCGAAATTAAAAGAAGAGGGATTACTTGATTTGAAATAG
- a CDS encoding protein kinase → MKTTLLNNRYQVTQVIGAGGFGETFLAEDTHMPSRRSCVIKQLKPITNDPQTYNFIQKRFEREAATLENLGKSSDQIPELYAYFSENGQFYLVQEWIHGQTLRQFVQDQGYQSETAVRQILVRLLSVLEYIHSKGIIHRDIKPDNIIIRSIDGKPVLIDFGAVKETIRSVVSTSGYHTQSMVIGTPGYMPSEQALGRPVYATDIYSLALTAIYLLTGKHPQELETHQQTGEILWQHYAPNISRNLAMVLTQAIKPHASDRYTTASKMLYALQSASHVSQNTVTIPPTTAPSQPKTEPLAPRQIIPPRNWQKPAGIFGSLLVGGLIGAVAISSITRQPTPETPITTNSSPSPESFSASSEPVDTPIPAQPSPIVIAPTSPPPTLRVIPAPLPISRPPVNPNPPVVSTPQPTTEPVISDTPTPIATLAPQPKIESPQPTVPKPEVTVAPQTQPRKLVSNSIKQNIPAFPTGTSRNRVEAVLGKPKRDLKGLWPNTRAVTYRVVPNQIDLGYLFDRDSGALRQTEAAFAQSVDPQVMQDTLKGLLGGKATEDIKQGLQQIQQRQTDNFTFTKGSVKGQIVRQQCDFIYISIWDADLHDFVNPSDAKQC, encoded by the coding sequence ATGAAAACAACACTGCTGAACAATCGCTATCAAGTTACACAGGTAATCGGTGCAGGTGGGTTTGGCGAAACCTTTCTGGCAGAAGATACCCATATGCCTTCTCGCCGTTCTTGTGTCATCAAGCAACTCAAACCAATTACCAACGACCCGCAAACCTACAACTTTATTCAAAAGCGGTTTGAACGCGAAGCAGCCACTTTAGAGAATCTAGGCAAAAGTAGTGACCAAATTCCTGAACTTTACGCGTACTTTTCTGAAAATGGGCAATTTTATCTAGTCCAGGAATGGATTCATGGTCAAACCCTTAGACAGTTTGTCCAAGACCAAGGATATCAAAGCGAAACTGCTGTCCGCCAAATTCTCGTCAGATTGCTGTCAGTCTTGGAATATATCCACAGTAAAGGCATTATTCACCGAGATATTAAACCTGATAATATTATTATTCGCTCCATTGATGGCAAACCAGTTTTAATTGACTTTGGTGCAGTCAAGGAAACCATTCGTTCAGTGGTAAGTACTTCTGGATACCATACACAATCAATGGTGATTGGTACGCCTGGATATATGCCCAGCGAACAAGCCCTAGGACGCCCAGTTTATGCCACAGACATCTACAGCTTGGCTTTGACTGCGATCTATCTGTTGACTGGTAAACACCCGCAAGAACTAGAAACTCACCAGCAAACTGGAGAAATACTTTGGCAGCATTATGCGCCTAACATCTCTCGCAATTTGGCAATGGTACTCACTCAAGCCATTAAACCCCATGCGAGCGATCGCTACACTACTGCCAGTAAAATGCTATATGCCTTGCAGTCCGCCAGCCATGTATCACAAAACACAGTCACCATCCCTCCCACGACCGCACCATCCCAGCCAAAAACCGAACCATTGGCTCCACGGCAAATCATTCCTCCAAGAAACTGGCAAAAGCCAGCTGGGATTTTCGGCAGTTTACTCGTAGGTGGCTTGATTGGCGCCGTAGCCATTTCTAGCATCACTCGCCAGCCAACCCCCGAAACACCCATTACCACAAATTCCAGTCCCTCACCAGAATCTTTCAGCGCCAGTTCTGAACCTGTTGATACCCCCATTCCTGCCCAACCGTCCCCAATTGTCATTGCACCAACTTCACCACCACCAACTCTGCGAGTAATTCCTGCACCTTTGCCCATTTCACGTCCCCCAGTCAACCCGAACCCCCCTGTAGTATCCACACCACAGCCAACAACTGAGCCAGTAATTTCTGATACTCCTACGCCAATAGCAACATTAGCGCCACAACCAAAAATAGAGAGTCCCCAGCCTACTGTTCCTAAACCAGAGGTAACTGTAGCACCACAGACTCAGCCGCGTAAATTAGTTAGTAATAGTATTAAGCAGAACATTCCCGCATTTCCTACAGGTACATCAAGAAACCGTGTAGAAGCTGTTCTCGGCAAGCCAAAAAGAGATTTAAAAGGCCTTTGGCCCAATACCCGTGCTGTTACTTATAGAGTAGTACCAAACCAAATAGACCTTGGTTACCTATTTGATCGTGACAGTGGAGCGCTGCGCCAAACCGAGGCAGCTTTTGCCCAATCAGTAGATCCGCAGGTAATGCAGGACACGTTGAAGGGATTATTAGGCGGTAAAGCTACGGAAGACATTAAGCAGGGACTACAACAGATACAACAGCGTCAAACCGATAATTTTACTTTTACCAAAGGTTCAGTCAAGGGACAGATTGTCCGTCAACAATGTGATTTTATTTACATTAGTATTTGGGATGCGGATTTACACGATTTCGTGAATCCCTCTGACGCTAAACAGTGTTGA
- a CDS encoding DNA-directed RNA polymerase subunit gamma has translation MRNAQTNQFDYVKIGLASPERIRQWGERTLPNGQVVGEVTKPETINYRTLKPEMDGLFCERIFGPAKDWECHCGKYKRVRHRGIVCERCGVEVTESRVRRHRMGFIKLAAPVAHVWYLKGIPSYISILLDMPLRDVEQIVYFNSYVVLSAGNAETLTYKQLLSEDQWLEIEDQIYSEDSQLQGVEVGIGAEALLRLLADINLEQEAETLREEIGNAKGQKRAKLIKRLRVIDNFIATGSKPEWMVMAVIPVIPPDLRPMVQLDGGRFATSDLNDLYRRVINRNNRLARLQEILAPEIIVRNEKRMLQEAVDALIDNGRRGRTVVGANNRPLKSLSDIIEGKQGRFRQNLLGKRVDYSGRSVIVVGPKLHIHQCGLPREMAIELFQPFVINRLIRSGMVNNIKAAKKLISRNDSSVWDVLEEVIEGHPVMLNRAPTLHRLGIQAFEPILVEGRAIQLHPLVCPAFNADFDGDQMAVHVPLSLESQAEARLLMLASNNILSPATGKPIITPSQDMVLGAYYLTAENPHAVKGAGKYFGSMEDVIMAYQQDQVDLHSYIYVRFDGDVETEQPDTEPVEVTENTDGTRTLMYKFRRVRQDAEGNLLSQYIRTTAGRVIYNNAIREALAS, from the coding sequence ATGAGAAACGCCCAGACTAATCAGTTTGACTACGTTAAAATCGGCTTGGCTTCCCCTGAACGCATTCGCCAGTGGGGCGAGAGAACTTTGCCTAATGGTCAAGTAGTCGGTGAAGTCACCAAGCCAGAAACGATTAACTACCGGACTCTGAAGCCGGAAATGGACGGCTTATTCTGTGAACGGATCTTTGGACCTGCGAAAGATTGGGAATGCCATTGTGGCAAATATAAGAGAGTTCGTCACCGTGGTATTGTTTGCGAGCGCTGCGGAGTGGAAGTCACCGAGTCGCGGGTGCGTCGCCATCGGATGGGATTCATCAAACTTGCTGCACCAGTAGCCCACGTTTGGTATCTCAAAGGCATCCCTAGCTATATTTCCATTCTGCTGGATATGCCTTTGCGGGATGTGGAACAAATAGTTTATTTCAACTCTTATGTTGTTCTGTCTGCAGGTAATGCCGAAACTTTAACCTACAAACAGCTCCTCAGTGAAGACCAGTGGCTAGAAATTGAAGACCAAATTTATAGCGAAGATTCCCAGCTACAAGGTGTAGAGGTAGGTATTGGCGCGGAAGCCCTACTGCGGTTGCTGGCTGATATTAACTTAGAACAAGAAGCCGAAACCCTGCGGGAAGAAATTGGTAACGCTAAAGGACAAAAGCGGGCAAAGTTAATTAAGCGCCTGCGGGTAATTGACAACTTCATCGCGACCGGTTCTAAACCAGAGTGGATGGTGATGGCGGTTATCCCTGTGATTCCTCCTGATTTGCGCCCAATGGTGCAGCTGGATGGTGGACGCTTTGCGACCAGTGACTTAAATGATTTGTATCGGCGGGTAATTAACCGTAATAATCGTTTGGCGCGTCTGCAAGAAATTCTCGCACCAGAAATTATTGTGCGGAACGAAAAGCGGATGCTGCAAGAAGCCGTAGACGCTTTGATTGACAATGGTCGTCGGGGACGCACGGTGGTAGGGGCTAATAACCGCCCGCTGAAATCTCTGTCTGACATTATTGAGGGTAAGCAAGGACGTTTCCGGCAAAACTTGTTGGGTAAACGGGTTGACTACTCTGGACGTTCGGTAATTGTGGTGGGTCCAAAGTTACATATCCACCAGTGCGGTTTGCCTAGAGAAATGGCTATTGAGCTATTTCAGCCCTTTGTGATTAATCGCCTGATTCGCAGCGGTATGGTAAATAATATCAAAGCTGCGAAAAAACTCATATCTCGCAATGACTCCAGTGTCTGGGATGTCCTAGAAGAAGTGATTGAAGGACACCCAGTGATGTTGAACCGGGCGCCAACGCTGCACCGCTTGGGTATTCAGGCTTTTGAGCCAATTTTGGTGGAAGGTAGAGCAATTCAATTGCATCCTCTAGTCTGTCCGGCGTTTAACGCTGACTTTGACGGGGACCAAATGGCGGTACACGTTCCCCTATCTTTAGAAAGTCAGGCAGAAGCACGGTTATTGATGCTGGCTTCTAATAATATTTTATCGCCAGCCACTGGTAAACCAATTATCACACCCAGCCAAGACATGGTGTTAGGGGCATATTACTTAACTGCAGAGAATCCCCACGCCGTCAAAGGCGCAGGAAAGTACTTTGGTTCTATGGAAGATGTGATTATGGCTTACCAGCAAGACCAAGTTGACCTCCATTCTTATATCTACGTGCGGTTTGACGGTGACGTTGAGACAGAACAACCGGATACAGAACCAGTTGAAGTGACAGAAAACACCGATGGTACCCGCACATTGATGTATAAATTCCGTCGGGTCAGACAAGACGCTGAGGGGAATTTGCTTTCTCAGTATATCCGCACGACAGCAGGTCGCGTGATTTACAATAACGCCATTCGGGAAGCACTGGCAAGTTAA
- a CDS encoding DNA-directed RNA polymerase subunit beta'', with the protein MTQHENTVFRNRVVDKGQLRNLISWSFTNYGTARTAVMADKLKDLGFRYATKAGVSISVDDLMVPPSKRSLLEAAEEEIRATEARYQRGEITEVERFQKVIDTWNGTSEALKDEVVVHFKKTNPLNSVYMMAFSGARGNISQVRQLVGMRGLMADPQGEIIDLPIKTNFREGLTVTEYIISSYGARKGLVDTALRTADSGYLTRRLVDVSQDVIIREFDCGTTRGIPVRAMIEGGKTKIRLATRLFGRVIGVNVVHPTTKEIIAPRNTPVSEELAEKIQKSGVTEVVVRSPLTCEAARSVCQHCYGWSLAHAKMVDLGEAVGIIAAQSIGEPGTQLTMRTFHTGGVFTGEVAQQVRSKIDGTVKIPRKLKVRAYRTRHGEEALYVEANGILNLEPKKEGADTPINQEIHLTQGSTLYVFDGQQVKTGQLLAEVALGGRTVRTNTEKAVKDVATDLAGEVQFAEVVPEQKTDRQGNTTTTAAKGGLIWILSGEVYNLPPGAELVVNNGDAIASNGVLAETKLTTLHGGVVRLPEATPGKSTREIEIITASVVLDQATITVQSSQGRNNYLVSTGNNQVFNLRATPGTKVQNGQVVAELIDDRYRTTTGGLLKFAGVEVQKKGKAKLGYEVVQGGTLLWIPEETHEVNKDISLLLVEDGQFVEAGTEVVKDIFCQNSGVVEVTQKNDILREVVIKPGELLMVDDPEAVLGRDNTLIQPGEEFQGTVATELRYIQYVESPEGPALLTRPVVEFAVPTHPDVPSTTSVSQQTGRSIQLRAVQRLPYKDSERVKSVEGVELLRTQLVLEIDSEGEPDHNASPLAADIELVPDTEDSEVQRLQLVILESLVIRRDISADATQGSTQTTLEVEDGLTIAPGAVVARTQILCKEGGIVRGVQKGTEAVRRCLVLRHSDMITLNATAQPKVKLRELVVEGTEIAPGVFSEESGQVVEVKKLGVKNEELGTNSSLQTQNYAVTIRVGRPYRVSPGAVLQIEDGDLVQRGDNLVLLVFERAKTGDIIQGLPRIEELLEARKPKEACILARRSGEVKVVYGDGDEAIALKIVEANGVVADYPLGPGQNLVVTDGSHVSAGQPVTDGPCNPHEILEIFFSLGSEDGIYACASHALQKVQTFLVNEVQLVYQSQGIDIADKHIEVIVRQMTNKVRIDDGGDTTMLPGELVELRQVEQVNEAMAITGGARAQYTPVLLGITKASLNTDSFISAASFQETTRVLTEAAIEGKSDWLRGLKENVIIGRLIPAGTGYNAYEETGTIDEYTALESTSVIDEVDDPLDMVLDDRTARAYNLDSPSLESPFGNRRGERSLLDEEDELLIADEVIDLVVEEDEEDDYEDDDEEDDYDED; encoded by the coding sequence ATGACACAACACGAAAACACGGTTTTCCGCAATCGGGTAGTTGACAAAGGTCAACTGAGAAATTTAATTTCTTGGTCTTTTACGAATTACGGCACAGCGCGTACTGCGGTCATGGCTGACAAGTTGAAAGACTTGGGATTTCGCTACGCTACCAAAGCCGGGGTTTCGATCAGTGTAGATGATTTGATGGTGCCGCCTTCTAAGCGATCGCTCCTGGAAGCTGCAGAGGAAGAAATTCGCGCTACCGAAGCCCGTTATCAACGGGGAGAAATTACTGAAGTGGAACGTTTCCAAAAGGTAATTGACACGTGGAACGGTACTAGTGAAGCCCTCAAAGATGAAGTTGTTGTCCACTTCAAAAAGACCAATCCCCTCAATTCCGTCTACATGATGGCATTTTCCGGGGCACGGGGTAACATTTCCCAGGTCAGACAGTTGGTGGGGATGCGGGGTCTGATGGCTGACCCCCAAGGGGAAATTATTGACTTACCTATCAAAACCAACTTCCGGGAAGGACTGACTGTCACCGAATACATTATTTCGTCTTACGGTGCGAGAAAAGGCTTGGTAGATACCGCCTTGCGGACTGCTGACTCTGGTTATCTCACCCGTCGTCTGGTGGATGTATCCCAAGATGTGATTATCCGGGAATTTGACTGCGGCACCACTAGGGGTATTCCCGTTCGGGCGATGATAGAAGGTGGCAAAACAAAGATCCGCTTGGCTACACGGTTGTTTGGTAGGGTAATCGGTGTAAATGTAGTACATCCTACGACAAAAGAAATCATTGCCCCACGCAATACCCCAGTTTCTGAAGAATTGGCGGAAAAAATTCAAAAATCTGGGGTGACGGAAGTCGTGGTGCGTTCTCCCCTGACTTGTGAAGCAGCGCGTTCGGTGTGCCAACACTGCTACGGCTGGAGTTTGGCTCATGCTAAAATGGTGGACTTGGGCGAAGCGGTGGGAATTATTGCCGCTCAAAGTATTGGTGAACCTGGAACTCAGCTGACCATGCGGACATTCCACACAGGTGGTGTGTTTACAGGGGAAGTAGCGCAACAAGTGCGATCGAAAATCGATGGTACTGTCAAGATTCCCCGCAAACTGAAGGTGAGAGCCTATCGTACTCGCCACGGTGAAGAAGCTCTGTATGTTGAGGCTAACGGTATCCTAAATTTGGAGCCGAAGAAAGAAGGCGCCGATACCCCAATCAACCAAGAGATTCATCTGACACAAGGTTCAACACTATATGTGTTCGATGGACAGCAGGTAAAAACTGGTCAGTTGCTAGCAGAAGTTGCCCTTGGTGGACGTACAGTTCGTACTAATACGGAAAAAGCGGTAAAAGATGTTGCCACTGACTTGGCAGGGGAAGTGCAGTTTGCCGAAGTCGTACCCGAACAAAAAACAGACCGTCAAGGCAATACCACGACAACCGCCGCTAAGGGTGGTTTGATTTGGATTTTGTCTGGGGAAGTGTATAATTTACCGCCTGGTGCAGAATTGGTAGTCAACAATGGTGATGCGATCGCCAGCAATGGGGTGTTAGCAGAAACCAAATTAACTACCTTACATGGCGGTGTCGTGCGTTTACCAGAAGCGACCCCAGGTAAGAGTACCAGGGAAATCGAAATTATCACTGCTTCTGTGGTCTTAGACCAAGCAACCATAACCGTTCAAAGTTCCCAAGGTCGCAACAACTACTTGGTCTCCACGGGTAATAACCAAGTTTTCAACCTTAGAGCTACCCCAGGCACAAAAGTGCAAAATGGTCAAGTAGTCGCTGAGTTAATTGACGATCGCTATCGCACCACCACCGGCGGACTCCTGAAATTCGCGGGGGTAGAAGTCCAGAAAAAAGGCAAAGCCAAGCTTGGTTATGAAGTGGTACAGGGAGGCACTTTACTGTGGATTCCCGAAGAAACCCACGAAGTCAACAAAGATATCTCCTTGCTGTTAGTGGAAGACGGACAATTCGTTGAAGCTGGCACCGAAGTAGTTAAGGATATTTTCTGCCAAAACAGCGGTGTGGTTGAAGTTACCCAGAAAAACGACATCCTGCGGGAAGTGGTGATTAAGCCAGGGGAATTGCTCATGGTAGACGACCCGGAAGCTGTTCTGGGAAGAGATAACACCTTGATTCAGCCAGGGGAAGAATTCCAAGGAACTGTGGCCACAGAATTACGCTATATCCAGTATGTGGAGTCACCAGAAGGGCCAGCGTTGTTGACCCGCCCAGTGGTGGAGTTTGCGGTTCCCACTCATCCTGATGTGCCTTCTACTACTTCTGTTAGCCAACAAACCGGGCGTTCAATTCAGTTGCGGGCGGTGCAAAGACTGCCTTACAAAGACTCTGAGCGCGTTAAGTCGGTCGAAGGCGTGGAACTGCTGCGGACTCAACTAGTGTTGGAAATTGACTCCGAAGGTGAACCAGACCATAACGCTTCTCCCCTAGCAGCAGATATTGAATTAGTCCCTGATACGGAAGACTCAGAGGTTCAACGCTTACAGCTAGTTATTTTGGAGTCCTTGGTAATTCGCCGAGACATATCTGCTGATGCTACCCAAGGTAGTACTCAGACAACTCTGGAAGTAGAGGATGGGTTAACTATTGCTCCTGGCGCAGTCGTCGCCCGTACTCAAATCTTGTGTAAAGAGGGGGGTATTGTCCGGGGTGTGCAAAAAGGTACTGAAGCCGTGCGTCGCTGTTTGGTGTTACGCCATAGTGATATGATTACGCTAAATGCTACCGCCCAGCCAAAAGTCAAACTCCGTGAATTGGTCGTAGAAGGTACAGAAATCGCACCTGGTGTCTTTTCTGAAGAATCCGGACAAGTAGTAGAGGTCAAAAAGTTAGGAGTTAAGAATGAGGAGTTAGGAACTAACTCATCACTCCAGACGCAAAACTACGCTGTGACTATCCGCGTTGGTCGTCCCTATCGCGTCAGTCCAGGTGCTGTGTTGCAGATAGAAGATGGCGATTTGGTACAGCGTGGTGATAATTTGGTGTTGCTGGTGTTTGAACGTGCCAAAACCGGGGACATTATTCAAGGTTTGCCCCGGATTGAGGAACTTCTCGAAGCCCGTAAACCTAAAGAGGCTTGCATTTTAGCACGTCGTTCTGGAGAAGTCAAGGTTGTTTATGGTGATGGTGATGAAGCGATCGCCCTGAAGATAGTAGAAGCCAATGGAGTGGTCGCAGATTATCCCCTAGGACCTGGACAAAACTTAGTGGTGACAGATGGTTCCCATGTGTCAGCGGGACAACCCGTGACTGATGGCCCTTGCAATCCCCACGAAATTTTGGAAATCTTCTTTAGCCTGGGTTCCGAGGATGGAATCTACGCCTGTGCTAGCCATGCGTTACAGAAAGTGCAGACATTTTTGGTGAACGAAGTGCAGTTAGTTTATCAGTCCCAGGGGATTGATATTGCTGACAAACACATAGAAGTGATTGTTCGCCAGATGACTAACAAAGTCCGAATTGATGACGGTGGTGACACCACCATGCTTCCTGGCGAATTGGTGGAGTTGCGCCAAGTAGAGCAAGTGAACGAAGCGATGGCAATTACTGGCGGTGCTAGAGCGCAATACACTCCCGTATTATTAGGGATAACCAAAGCATCGTTAAACACCGACAGTTTTATTTCTGCTGCGTCCTTCCAAGAAACAACCAGAGTATTAACTGAAGCCGCCATTGAAGGTAAATCTGACTGGCTGCGGGGGTTAAAAGAAAACGTGATTATCGGACGATTGATTCCCGCCGGGACTGGGTACAATGCCTATGAGGAGACGGGAACAATTGACGAGTATACAGCGTTGGAAAGCACCAGCGTTATAGATGAAGTTGATGATCCTTTGGATATGGTGCTAGATGACCGCACAGCACGGGCTTACAATTTAGATTCGCCTTCCCTTGAATCTCCCTTTGGTAATAGACGTGGAGAACGGTCACTTTTGGATGAAGAAGATGAGCTGTTAATTGCTGATGAAGTCATCGACCTCGTTGTCGAAGAAGACGAAGAGGATGATTACGAAGATGACGATGAAGAAGATGATTACGATGAAGATTAA
- the rplA gene encoding 50S ribosomal protein L1 — MGKKVSRRLQGLQAKVEDRDYAPLDALSLLKETATAKFAEAAEAHIRLGIDPKYTDQQLRTTVALPKGTGQIVRVAVIARGEKVTEATNAGADIAGSEELIDQIQKGMMDFDKLIATPDVMPQVAKLGKLLGPRGLMPSPKGGTVTFDLASAIAEFKAGKLEFRADRTGIVHVMFGKATFTPEDLLVNLKALQETIDRNRPSGAKGRYWRTFYVSATMGPSIKVDISALRDLKLSEAA, encoded by the coding sequence ATGGGAAAGAAAGTATCACGTCGCTTGCAGGGACTGCAAGCAAAAGTAGAAGATAGGGACTATGCACCCCTAGATGCTTTATCTCTTTTGAAAGAGACAGCAACAGCCAAATTCGCCGAAGCCGCAGAAGCACATATTCGGTTGGGGATTGATCCAAAGTATACAGACCAGCAGTTACGGACAACGGTAGCACTGCCCAAAGGGACAGGACAAATCGTTAGAGTTGCAGTAATTGCACGAGGTGAGAAAGTAACGGAAGCTACCAATGCTGGGGCTGATATTGCTGGGTCAGAAGAACTGATTGACCAAATTCAAAAGGGCATGATGGACTTTGACAAGCTGATTGCCACACCAGATGTGATGCCACAGGTGGCAAAGCTGGGTAAGTTACTAGGGCCTCGTGGTTTGATGCCATCGCCCAAAGGTGGGACAGTGACATTTGACCTAGCAAGTGCGATCGCCGAATTCAAAGCTGGTAAATTAGAATTCCGGGCTGATCGAACAGGTATTGTCCATGTTATGTTTGGTAAGGCAACCTTCACGCCGGAAGATTTGTTAGTCAACCTCAAGGCGTTACAAGAGACAATAGACCGTAACCGACCTTCAGGAGCCAAAGGTCGTTATTGGCGCACATTTTACGTGTCTGCCACAATGGGACCATCGATTAAAGTCGATATCAGCGCCCTACGGGATTTGAAACTGAGTGAAGCAGCATAA